In Roseicyclus marinus, the genomic window CCTGCGCCTGCGGATCGGATTTGAGGCCCATCCCCTCGCCCGCAAGGAAGCCCGTGGCGACCATGTGCCGTTCGATCACGCCGCCGATGGCCGCAAGGATCGAAGGCACGTATTTGCCGTTCATCCAGGCGCCCCCGCGCGGGTCGAAGACGGCCTTGAGCTCTTCGACCACGAAGGAGACATCGCCGCCGCGCCGGAACACCGCCGAGATCATCCGCGTCAGCGCGACGGTCCAGGCGAAATGTTCCATGTTCTTGGAATTGATGAAGACCTCGAAGGGGCGGCGGTGACCGGCCAGCACGATGTCGTTGATCGTGATGTAGAGCGCGTGTTCGCTGTCGGGCCATTTGACCTTGTAGGTATTGCCCTCGAGCGCCGCGGGCCGGTCGAGCGGCTCGGACATGTAGATGATCTCGCCGCCCGCCGCCTCGGTCGCGGTCTGGCCTTCGGGCTTGTCCTGCGCCTCGGAGACGGTGAGGACGGAGCCTGTCACGTCATTGGGGCGGTAGGTCGTGCAGCCCTTGCAGCCGGTGGCATAGGCTTGGGTGTAGACATCCTTGAACGCCTCGAAGGAGATGTCGGCGGGCACGTTGATGGTTTTCGAGATGGAACTGTCGATCCAGGGCTGGGCCGCGGCCTGCATCCGCACGTGATCCATCGGCGCGAGCGTCTGGGCGGTGACGAAATGATCGGGCAGGGGCGCATCGCCCATGCGGTCGCGCCAGGCGGCGACGGCGTAATCCACCACCTCTTCCTCGGTGCGGGTGCCATCGGGTTGCAGCACCTTGCGGGTGTAGGAATTGGCGAAGATCGGTTCGATCCCCGACGACACATTGCCCGCGAAGAGCGAGATGGTGCCGGTGGGCGCGATGGAGGTCAGAAGCGCGTTCCTGAGCCCGTGTTCGGCGATGAGCGCCTGCACCTCGGGCGCAAGGCGCAAGATCATCGGGGCCTTGGCATAGGCCGCCGCATCATAGAGGGGGAAGGCCCCCTTTTCCTTGGCCAGAAGCGCGGAGGCGCGGTAGCTCGCGTTGGCGATGGCCTCCATCCATGCGCCTGTCTGCGCCACGCCCTCGTCCGAGCCGTAGCGCAGGCCGATCATGGCGAGCGCATCGGCCAGACCCGTGACGCCCAGACCGATCCGGCGCTTGGCCTGCGCCTCTTGCGCCTGCGCCTCGAGCGGGAAGCGGGAGGCGTCGACGACATTGTCCATCATGCGCACGGAGGTGGCGACAAGATCGGTGAGCCGCGCGGGGTCGATGCGGGCTTTGGCGGTGAACGGCTCCTCGACCAGGCGGGCGAGGTTGATCGAGCCGAGCAGGCAGGCGCCATAGGGCGGCAGGGGCTGTTCGCCGCAAGGATTGGTCGCGGCGATGGTTTCGGCGTAGTTCAGGTTGTTCTCGGCATTGATGCGGTCGATGAAGATCACGCCGGGTTCGGCGTAATCATAGGTCGCGCGCATGATCTTGTTCCACAGGTCGCGGGCCTGCACCGTGCGGTAGACGCGGCCGCCGAAGGTCAGCTCCCACGGGCCGTCCTTGTCCACGGCGTCCATGAACGGATCGGTGACGAGGACCGAGACATTGAACATCCTGAGGCGCGCGGGGTCGGATTTGGCGTCGATGAAGGCCTCGATATCGGGGTGATCGCAGCGCAGCGTCGCCATCATCGCGCCGCGGCGCGAGCCCGCCGACATGATGGTGCGGCACATCGCATCCCAGACATCCATGAAGGACAGCGGCCCCGAGGCATCGGCGGCCACCCCGTGCACCTCGGCCCCCTTGGGGCGGATGGTGGAGAAATCATAGCCGATCCCCCCGCCCTGCTGCATGGTCAGCGCGGCCTCTTTGAGATTGTCGAAGATGCCGCCCATGCTGTCGGGCACCGTGCCCATGACGAAGCAGTTGAAGAGCGTGACCGACCGCCCCGTGCCCGCGCCCGCCACGATGCGCCCCGCAGGCAGGTATTTGAAATCCTCGAGCGCGGTGTAGAAGCGATCTTCCCAGCCTTCCTTGTCCTGTTCGACGGAGGCCAGCGCCCGGGCGATGCGGCGCCAGGTATCCTCGACCGATTGGTCGATGGGCGCGCCGCCCGCTTCCTTGAGACGGTATTTCATGTCCCAGATCTGTTCGGCGATGGGGGCGGCGAAGCGGGTCATGGCGGCTCTCCTTTGGGCAGGCGGTGAAGGTAGCGCGCCAGGCGCGGCGGATCAACAGATTGCACATCCCAATGACAGCACTACGATATGGAGTGGCACGGGATTCTGTGGAGAGAATTGTGGGAAAACCGGGGACAACCCATATCATCAAGCTCTGCGTTGGCGCGGAGGCGGTGGAGGACCTGCTCGACTGGCAGCGCAATCCGCGCGCCAAGGGGCCGGACGGGCTCCCGCGCCATGTCACGCGGATGTTCCCCAAACGGGTGGAGGAGGTGCTGAACGGCGGCTCGCTCTACTGGGTGTTCAAGGGCGTGGTGCTATGCCGTCAGCGCATCTTGCGGCTGGACGAGGTGACGGGGGGCGACGGCATCCTGCGCTGCGGGATCGTTCTGGACCCCGAAGCGGTGCGGGTGGCGGCGACCCCCAGACGCCCGTTCCAGGGATGGCGCTACCTGTCGCCCGAGGATGCGCCGCGCGACCTGCCCAAGGGCCGCGAGAGCGAAGAGGCGCTGCCGCAATCCTTGCAGAATGCGTTGGCCGAGATCGGGGTTCTTTAGAGCGCGCCCGCGTTCCTTTGCAATCAGGCGTCGCGCGTCTCACCTTGTGATGTCGCATGTCCGGGGAGCGCAAAACCGGTTCCCACTTTTGCGCGACATGCTCCAGGCCTCAGGCCAGCCCGATGCGCGCCACCAGATCGGCAAGCGCCGCGCGTTCGGCATCGCCCCAATCGGCCCCGCGCGCACGGAACAGCGTCGCCTCGGACGGATGGATCAACCCGTCGTCGAGGATACGCAGGTGGTTGGCGCGCAGGGTCTCGCCGGTGGAGGTGATATCGGCGATGGCCTCGGCGGTGCCATGGGCGACGGTCCCTTCGGTCGCGCCCTGGCTGTCGACGAGCTGGTAATCGGCGACGCCTGCATCGCGCAGGAAGTCGCGGACAAGCCGGTGGTATTTCGTGGCGATCCTGAGACGGAAGCCGTGCCGCGCGCGAAACGCGGCGGCGGCGGCATCGAGATCGTCGAGCGTCGTCACATCGACCCAACATTTGGGAACGGCGATGACCAGATCGGCATGGCCAAAGCCCATCGGGGCCACGACCTCGACCGCCTGGTCCCAGGCGGGGATGCGTTCCTGCACCAGGTCGGAGCCGGTGACGCCGAGATGGATGCGCCCTGCGGCCAGTTCGCGCGGGATTTCGCCCGCCGAGAGCAGCATCAGTTCGACATCGGCCCCCGCGACCTCGGCGGCATATTCGCGGTCGGACCCGCTGCGCCGCATGTCGATGCCGCGATCGGCGAACCAGCCGAAGGTCTTTTCCATCAACCGCCCCTTGGAGGGCACGCCCAAACGGATCGTCATGGCCGACCCTCCGCGCCCGCCTGCGCCAGAACGCCGGGGCGGATCACGCCGCCCACCGCCGGAATTTCGCGGCCCGCGCCAAGAATGCGGGTCAGCGCATCATAGCGCCCGCCGGTCGCCGCGGGCGGTAAATCGGGGCGCGCGGGCACGAGGAAGCCGAAGACGAAACCGTCGTAATATTCCATCGTCGTGCGCCCGTAGCTGGCCTCGAAAGGTGTCGTCTCGACCGCGACACCGGCATGGGCGAGCGCATCGATCCGCGCGGCGAAGCGGTCGACGGCGGGGCCAAGGCCCGGCATGTCGACGCACAGATCGCGCAGATGTTCGCAAGCCTCGGGCAGGTTCGCTTTCAGCGACAGGATCGTGGCCAGAACCTCGGCCTCGGGGGCGGGGATCGGGGGGGCTGCGGCATCGGCGATCAGCGTGTCGATGCGGGCCGCGATCTCGGTGGCCGAGCGCAGGCCGATCTCGGGCCCTGCTTCGGCGATGAGGGATTGCGCCCCCTGCCCTTTTGCTGCGGCGATCAGGCTGGCGCGCGCGGGCGATGGCGCGGTGCGGTTCGTGAAGCGGTCGATCAGGGCGCGGAAGCGGCGGGGCCGCCAGATATGGCGGCGCAGCGCCGCCTTGCGCGGGGCGGTGGTCGTCAGCGTGTCGATGGCGGCAAGGAGCAGGCCGATATCGCCCGTGACCGCGCGCAGGCCGTGGGGGGCCAGAAGGCGGGAGAAGAGGGCGAAAACCTCGGCATCGGCGCCGACCGGATCGGCGCGGTCAAAGACCTCGTAGCCGACCTGAAGATATTCGGAGGGGCGGCGCGAGCCTGCGGGCTGGGTGCGGAAGACCTCGCCCAGATAGGCGTAGCGCGCGGGGTCGGCCCCGTTCGCCATGTGGCGCTGCACCACGGGGACGGTGAAATCGGGGCGCAACATCATCTCGCCCCGGTCGGGGTCATGGGTGACATAGGCGCGCGCGCGGATATCCTCGCCATAGAGGTCGAGGAGCGTTCCGGCGGGTTGCAAGAGGTCGGTTTCGACGGGAAAGGCCCCCGCCGCCTCGAAGGCCGCGAGAAAGCGCGCGGCCTCGGCCCGGATGCTGGCCTTGTCCGTCTTGGCCGTGTCCGTCTTGGCCGTGTGCATGGTCCCGGTGTCGGTCACTGGTGGCGGTCCAGAAGCTTGCGGGTTTCTTCTACAAGATCCGTCAGCGGCACCTCGATCTGGGCGGGCTGGGATTTCCATTCCTCGAGCGTCGCTTCCTCGGCCAGTTTCGCGCCGAGGATCAGGTCCTTGAGCTGCACGACACCGCGCGCGGCCTCGTCGCCGCCTTGGATGACGGCGACGGGGGACCTTCGCTTGTCGGCATATTTGAGCTGGTTGCCGAAGTTTTTCGGATTGCCCAGATAGACCTCGGCCCGGATGCCCGCCTGGCGGAGCGTTGCGGCCATGGCCTGGTAATCGGCCATGCGGTCGCGGTCCATGACGGTGACGATGACAGGGCCCTGGGTTTCGCCGGTGAGCCGCCCCTTGGCGCGCAGCGCGGCCAGCAGGCGGTCGACGCCGATGGAAACGCCCGTGGCCGGAACCTCTTGGCCCGTGAAGCGCTTGACCAGATCGTCATAGCGCCCGCCGCCCGCCACCGAGCCGAATTGGCGGGGACGGCCCTTTTCGTCGAGGATTTCGAAGGTCAGTTCGGCCTCGAACACGGGGCCGGTGTAATAGCCAAGGCCCCGGACGACGGAGGGGTCGATGACGATGCGGTCGGGGCCGTAGCCCTGGGCGGCGAGGAGGGAGGCGATGGTTTCAAGCTCGGTCACGCCGTCGAGACCGATGGCGGAGCCGGTCACCAATTCCCGCAGGCGGGCCACGGTCGCGGGTCCATCGGCGCGTTTGGCATCCATGAAGCCCATGATCACATCGGCCTGCGCGTCACCCAGCCCCGCGCCCTTGGTGAAGTCACCGCTTTCATCCTCGCGGCCCTTGCCGAGCAGCGCGCGCACGCCCGCCTCGCCCAGCCGGTCCAGCTTGTCGATGGCGCGGAGCACGATGCCGCGTTCGGCGTCCTTGTCCTCGCCCGCAAGGCCCGCGACCTCGAGCACGCCGTTCAGGACCTTGCGGTTGTTCACCCGCACGATGTAATCGCCGCGGGGGATGCCCACGGCCTCGAGCGTGTCGGCGAGCATCCCGCAGATCTCGGCGTCCGCCGCGACCGACGGCGCACCGACCGTATCGGCATCGCATTGATAGAATTGGCGGAACCGGCCCGGACCCGGTTTCTCGTTCCGCCAGACCGGGCCCATCGCGTAGCGGCGGTAGGGGAAGGGCAGATCGTTGCGGTATTGGGCTGCGACACGCGCCAAGGGGGCCGTCAGGTCATAGCGGAGCGCGAGCCAGGTGTCGTCCTCTTCGAAGGCGAAGACGCCTTCGTTCGGGCGGTCGACATCGGGGAGGAATTTGCCCAGAGCCTCGACCGTTTCGACGGCGGAGGTCTCCAGCGGGTCGAAGCCGTGCAGGCGATAGACCTCGGCGATCTTTTCCAGCATGTGCTGGCGTTCCGTCACCTCGGCGCCGAAATAATCGCGGAAGCCTTTGGGCGGCTCTGCCTTGGGGCGGGGGTGTTTTTTCTCTTTGGCCATGGCTGCGGGCAAGCCTCTGATCGGGGTCGCGCCCCCTCTAGCCCGTGGGGGCGTTGACGGCAAGGCGGCGAGCGGGCAAGCCCTGTCGGGAATTGGGTGCAAAGGGGATCGGCGATGAGCGATGCGACAAGGCTGGAAGAGCGGATGGCGCATCTGGAGCGGGTGGCCGAGGATCTGTCGGAGGTGGTCGCGCGGCAAGATGCCGAGATCGCGCGGCTGACGCGGCGGGTCGAGATGCTGATGATGCGGGAGGCCGAGCGCGAGGTGGACCAGGGCGGGACCATTCCGCTGGCCGACCAGAAGCCGCCGCATTGGTGAGGGCGGTGGTGTTGGGGGCTCTGCCCCCGGCCTGCGGCCTCCCCGGAGTTTTTTTGTCAAGATGAAGGGGGGCCGTTAACCTTGATGAACGGTTAAGCGGCCTGGGCCAGGCGGGGGCTCCGCGGGCGGGAGCGCATCAGGATCATCAGCATGATGCCCACGTTCAGCGCGTTGAAGGCGATGCCGTTGAGAAACGCCCAGCGGTAGGAGCCGGTGAGGTCGTAGATCAGCCCCGAAAGCCAGCCGCCCAGCGCCATGCCGAGGATCGTCGCCATGATGACGAAGCCCACGCGCGCCCCGGCCTCGCGCGCAGGCAGGTATTCGCGGACGATGATCGCATAGCTCGGCACGATGCCGCCCTGGCTCAGGCCGAAGATGAGCGAGACGATGTAGAGCGGTGTCAGGCCCGTCGTGGGCAGGTAGAGGACGAGCGCGAGCATCTGGAGCGTCGAGCCGATGAGGAGTGTCATCACGCCCCCGAGCCGGTCGGCCAGAACCCCCGAGACAAGGCGCGAGGCGACGCCGCCCAGAAGCATGAGGGACAGCATCTCGGCCCCCACGGCGGGGCCATAGCCGAGGTCCGTGCAATAGGCGACGATATGGACCTGCGGCATGGACATGGCGACACAGCAGCCGATGCCTGCGGCCGCCAGAAGCCATGTCAGCGCGCGGGGGCTGAGGCCCGTGTCACGGGCGCGGGCGGCGGCGGCGGTCTCGGAAGCGGCCAGCGCGCCTTCGGGCAGGGGTTTGCGCAGGAGCCATGTGGCGGGCAGCATGAGCGCGAGCGTGGCTGCCGCGATCAGCAGGTACGCCGTGCGCCAGCCGGGCCCTGCAAGGATATCGGCAAGGATGAGCGGCCAGATCGCCCCCGAGAGGTAATTGCCCGAGGCGATGATCGCCACCGCGATGCCCCGGCGTTTCAGGAACCATTGGCTCACATCGGCGATGAGCGGGCCGAAGCTGGTGGCGGTGCCGAAGCCGATCAGGAATTGCAGCGCGGAGAGCGTGGCGATGTTGGGCGCAAGCGCGGCTGCGGCATAGGCCGCCGCCATCAGGAGCGCGGAGGCGGCAAGGCAGCGGGCGACGCCGTAGCGGTCGACGGCCCGACCGATCACGAAATTGCCCAAGGCAAAGCCCAGCATCGTGAGCGTATAGGGGATGGAGGCCGCCGCCCGTTCGGTGCCGAATTCGGCCTGGACCGCGGGCAGGATCACGATGATCGCCCACATGCCGACATTGCCGACGAGCGAGACCATCAGCGAGAGGCCGAGGCGCGTCCAGGAGGCGCGGCTGTCCAAAGGTGACATGGCGGGCGAGAGGACGGGTGACATGGCCGCGACGCTAGGGCCGAAGCGGTGCCGAGGGAAGCGGAAAACCCCGGGCTTTCGCCCTAGACCTCCTCGACCGTCACCACGCCTTCCATGGAGCGCAGCGCGCCCTTGATCTGGGGGGAGACGGGGAAGGCATCGCCCAGCACCATCTCGACCTCGCCGGGCAGGTCGGGATGCAGGAGGCACAGGTGGATCGGGCCCCGCGCGCTTTTCGCCGCCTCGTCGGCCATGCGGGTCAGAAGCGACCGGACCGAGGCGATGCCGGTTTCCCCCTCGACGAAGACGCGCAGGCCCGTGGCCTCGGAGGCGACGGCGCGGTCGATCGGTTCGACCCGGCGGCAGAGGAGTTTCAGCTGGTCGGCCTCGAAGGTGGCTTCGACCTGCAAGATCACGTTCATCCCCGTCTCGAGATGGGGGCGGGCCACGTCGAGCACGTCGGAAAAGAGCGTGACCTCGTAAAGCCCCGTGGGATCGGAGAGCGAGACGAAGGCGAAGCGGTTGCCCTTTTGGCTCTTGCGTTCCTGTTTGGCGGAGACGGCCCCGGCCATCTTGGCGACGAAGGCCCCGCCCTGCACCTTTTGTTCGACCTCGGCGAGCGTCTGGACGCCCTTGCGTTTCAGCGCGGGCAGGTAATCGTCGAGCGGGTGGCCCGAGAGGTAGAAGCCGATGGCCTGGTGTTCGCCGGCCAGACGCTCGGCGGGCAGCCAATCGTCAGGATCGGGCAGGCGCGGTTCGGGCAGATCTTCGCCCGCTGCACCGAAGAGGCTGACCTGGTTCGAGGCGGCGGCATCATGGACGGCGGCCGACCAGGCCGTGAGCGCATCGAGCGCGGCAAAGACGCGGGCGCGGTTGCGGTCGAGCGTGTCGAAAGCGCCCGCGCGCGCCAGCATCTCCAGGCTGCGCTTGCCCACCCGCTTGAGATCGACGCGGCGGGCGAAATCGAAGAGCGAGACGAAGGGTTTTTCCCCTCTTGCCTCATGGATCAGCCGCATCGCATCGACACCCACGTTCTTGAGCGCGCCCAGCGCATAGAGGATCTTGCCGTTCTCGACGGTGAAGGTGGGGGCGGAGCGGTTGACGCAAGGGGGGATGATCTCGATCCCCAGCCGCGCGACCTCCTGGCGGTAGACGCCCAGCTTGTCGGTGAGGTGGATGTCGCAATTCATCACGGCGGCCATGAATTCGACCGGGTGGTTCGCTTTCAGCCATGCCGTCTGGTAGCTGACGACCGCATAGGCTGCGGCGTGGGATTTATTGAAACCGTAATTGGCGAATTTTTCGAGCAGGTCGAACACCTCGCCCGCCTTTTCGTGGCTCACGCCATTGGCGGTCGCGCCTTCGATGAATTTCGGGCGCTCCTTGGCCATTTCCTCGGCGATCTTCTTGCCCATGGCGCGGCGCAGAAGGTCGGCGCCGCCGAGCGAGTAGCCGGCCATGACCTGGGCGATTTCCATCACCTGTTCCTGGTAGACGATGATGCCCTGGGTTTCCTTGAGGATATGGTCGATCGAGGGGTGGATGGATTCGAGCGGGCGCAGCCCGTTCTTGACCTCGCAATAGGTCGGGATGTTCTCCATCGGGCCCGGACGGTAGAGCGCCACAAGCGCCACGATATCCTCGATGCAGGTGGGTTTCATGCGCCTGAGCGCATCCATCATGCCCGAACTTTCCACCTGGAAGACCGCGACCGTCTTGGCGGAGGCGTAAAGCTCGTAGGTTTTCGCATCGTCCAAGGGGATCGCGTTGATCTGGTTTTCCGCTCCCGGCGCGGGCTCGTAAAGCCGCGTGCCATCGGGGGCTTCGTGCAATTGCCGCCCGCTTGCATGGATGAGGTCGATGGCGTTTTGCACCACCGTCAGGGTTTTCAGGCCGAGAAAGTCGAATTTCACCAGACCGGCGGGTTCCACCCATTTCATGTTGAACTGGGTCGCGGGCATGTCCGAGCGCGGATCGCGGTAGATCGGCACCAGCTCGTCGAGCGGCCTGTCCCCGATCACCACGCCCGCGGCATGGGTCGAGGCGTTTCTAAGCAAACCTTCGATCTTTTCGGCATAGTCGAAGAGGCGGCGAACGGGGTTGGTGCGCCCCTCGCGCTTGTCCTGCTCGCTTTCGCGCATCTCGTCGCGGATGCGTTCCTCCTGGGCTACGGCCTGGGTGATCGAGACGGGTTTGACGCCCTCGACCGGGATCATCTTGGACAGGCGGTCGACCTGGCCGAAAGGCATCTGAAGGACGCGGCCCACGTCACGCACCGCCGCCTTGGACAAAAGCGCGCCGAAGGTGATGATCTGGCCCACCCGGTCGCGGCCATATTTCTCCTGCACGTAGCGGATCACCTCTTCGCGGCGGTCCATGCAGAAGTCGATGTCGAAGTCGGGCATGGACACCCGCTCGGGGTTGAGGAACCGCTCGAACAGGAGCGAGTAGCGCAACGGGTCGAGGTCGGTGATCGTCAGCGCATAGGCGACAAGACTGCCCGCGCCCGAGCCGCGACCGGGGCCCACGGGAATATCCTGATCCTTGGCCCATTTGATGAAATCGGCCACGATCAGGAAATAGCCCGGAAAGCCCATCCGCTCGATGATGCCCAGCTCGAAATCGAGACGCTTGTGATACTCCTCGACCGGGGCGGCATGGGGGATGACGGCCAGACGCGCCTCGAGCCCCTCGCGGGCCTGGCGGCGCAATTCCTCGACCTCGTCATCGGCGAAACGCGGCAGGATCGGGGGATGGGTGCGCGCGCGAAAGGCGCAGCGGCGCGCGATCTCGACGGTATTGTCCAGCGCCTCGGGCAGATCGGCGAAAAGCGCCGCCATCTCCTCGGGCGATTTGAAATGGTGCTGCGGCGTCAGGCGGCGGCGCGGCTCGGATTGATCGACATAGGCGCCCTGCGCGATGCAGATCATCGCGTCATGGGCCTCGAACATCGCGGGCTTGGGGAAATGGACATCGTTGGTGGCGACGAGCGGCAGGTCACGGGCATAGGCCAGTTCCACGGTCGGGCGCTCGGTCAGACGCTCGGCCTGCGGCAGGCCGCCCTCGCCCGGATGGCGCTGCAGTTCCAGATAGAGCCTGTCGCCATAGATCGCCTGCAACCGGGTCAAAAGCGCCTCGGCCTTGGCGGTGTTGCCGGTCTGCAAAAGCCGCCCCAGCGCGCCATCGGGCCCACCCGTCAGACAGATCAGCCCCGCGCCATGGGCGGCCAATTCATCGAGCGTGACATGGGGCAGGCTGCCATCGCCGCGCAGGTAGAGCGCGGAGTTGAGCTTCATCAGGTTCTCGTAGCCTTGCCGGTTCTGCACCAAAAGCACGAGGGCCGCGGGCGGCACGGGGCGTTCACCGGGACGGACCGGGTCATAATCGACATCGATCTGGCAGCCGAGGATGGGCTGCACGCCCGCCTTGGCGGCGGTTTCCGAAAACTCGAGCGCGCAGAACATGTTGTTCGTGTCGGTCACGGCGACGGCCGGCATGCCCGCCTCGGCCACGAGCCCCGGCAGTTTCTTCACGCGCATCGCGCCCTCGAGCAGCGAATACTCGGTATGAAGACGAAGATGGATGAATCGCGGTGCGGCCATGGGCAGAGGCTAGCGCAAGGGATCGCGGCGATCCAGCCACCCGCCCCGATATCTTGTGGATCGTCGCCGCAATCCGGCGGCACATGCGGCAAGGCTTGCAATATGGGCCAAGGCCGGGTTTCCTGTCATCCGGTCGAACAGGAAAACGGGGCCGCGCTCTACGCCGCATCGAGCGCGGGATGACCACCCCGGACAGGTACCGCGGCGGGCAAATCACATGGAAACCAGGTTTCTTCTGAACGGGGAACCTCAGGTCGCGGATACGGGCGCGACCACGACGCTGCTCGACTGGCTGCGCGAGCATCAGCGGCTGACGGGCACCAAGGAAGGGTGCAACGAGGGCGACTGCGGGGCCTGCACGGTCATGGTGACCGACCCCGACGGCACGGCGCGCGCGCTCAATGCCTGCATCCTGTTCCTGCCGCAGCTCGCGGGGCGCGCAGTGCGCACAATCGAAGGGATCGCGGGGCCGGACGGCAGGCTGCACCCCGTCCAGCAGGCGATGATCGACCACCATGGCTCGCAATGCGGCTTCTGCACGCCGGGCTTCGTCGTGTCGATGGCGGTGGCGCATCTGACCGGGCGGCAGGATCACGACGACCAGCTGGCGGGTAACCTGTGCCGCTGCACGGGCTATGCGCCCATCATCCGCGCCGCCCAGGCGGCAAGCACGGCCCCCATCCCCGACTGGATGCGAAAGGATGCCGAAACGCTCCGCGATCCCGGCTTCACCTTTCCAGAAATATGCTCTTCGGGGGGCTTGCCCCCCGCCTGCCCCACCACGGCCGACGACCTGGCCGATTGGTACGAGGCAAATCCAGACGCCACGCTCATCGCGGGGGCGACCGATGTGGGGCTTTGGGTGACCAAGGGCTTGCGCGATCTTGCGCCTGTCGCCTTCCTGAACCAATGCGCCGATCTGCGCGGGATTGT contains:
- a CDS encoding adenosylcobalamin-dependent ribonucleoside-diphosphate reductase, which encodes MTRFAAPIAEQIWDMKYRLKEAGGAPIDQSVEDTWRRIARALASVEQDKEGWEDRFYTALEDFKYLPAGRIVAGAGTGRSVTLFNCFVMGTVPDSMGGIFDNLKEAALTMQQGGGIGYDFSTIRPKGAEVHGVAADASGPLSFMDVWDAMCRTIMSAGSRRGAMMATLRCDHPDIEAFIDAKSDPARLRMFNVSVLVTDPFMDAVDKDGPWELTFGGRVYRTVQARDLWNKIMRATYDYAEPGVIFIDRINAENNLNYAETIAATNPCGEQPLPPYGACLLGSINLARLVEEPFTAKARIDPARLTDLVATSVRMMDNVVDASRFPLEAQAQEAQAKRRIGLGVTGLADALAMIGLRYGSDEGVAQTGAWMEAIANASYRASALLAKEKGAFPLYDAAAYAKAPMILRLAPEVQALIAEHGLRNALLTSIAPTGTISLFAGNVSSGIEPIFANSYTRKVLQPDGTRTEEEVVDYAVAAWRDRMGDAPLPDHFVTAQTLAPMDHVRMQAAAQPWIDSSISKTINVPADISFEAFKDVYTQAYATGCKGCTTYRPNDVTGSVLTVSEAQDKPEGQTATEAAGGEIIYMSEPLDRPAALEGNTYKVKWPDSEHALYITINDIVLAGHRRPFEVFINSKNMEHFAWTVALTRMISAVFRRGGDVSFVVEELKAVFDPRGGAWMNGKYVPSILAAIGGVIERHMVATGFLAGEGMGLKSDPQAQVVNLGHKPGPACPSCGQYDMRMAEGCLTCNSCGHSKCA
- a CDS encoding DUF1489 family protein, whose amino-acid sequence is MGKPGTTHIIKLCVGAEAVEDLLDWQRNPRAKGPDGLPRHVTRMFPKRVEEVLNGGSLYWVFKGVVLCRQRILRLDEVTGGDGILRCGIVLDPEAVRVAATPRRPFQGWRYLSPEDAPRDLPKGRESEEALPQSLQNALAEIGVL
- the hisG gene encoding ATP phosphoribosyltransferase, whose amino-acid sequence is MTIRLGVPSKGRLMEKTFGWFADRGIDMRRSGSDREYAAEVAGADVELMLLSAGEIPRELAAGRIHLGVTGSDLVQERIPAWDQAVEVVAPMGFGHADLVIAVPKCWVDVTTLDDLDAAAAAFRARHGFRLRIATKYHRLVRDFLRDAGVADYQLVDSQGATEGTVAHGTAEAIADITSTGETLRANHLRILDDGLIHPSEATLFRARGADWGDAERAALADLVARIGLA
- a CDS encoding ATP phosphoribosyltransferase regulatory subunit, which encodes MHTAKTDTAKTDKASIRAEAARFLAAFEAAGAFPVETDLLQPAGTLLDLYGEDIRARAYVTHDPDRGEMMLRPDFTVPVVQRHMANGADPARYAYLGEVFRTQPAGSRRPSEYLQVGYEVFDRADPVGADAEVFALFSRLLAPHGLRAVTGDIGLLLAAIDTLTTTAPRKAALRRHIWRPRRFRALIDRFTNRTAPSPARASLIAAAKGQGAQSLIAEAGPEIGLRSATEIAARIDTLIADAAAPPIPAPEAEVLATILSLKANLPEACEHLRDLCVDMPGLGPAVDRFAARIDALAHAGVAVETTPFEASYGRTTMEYYDGFVFGFLVPARPDLPPAATGGRYDALTRILGAGREIPAVGGVIRPGVLAQAGAEGRP
- the hisS gene encoding histidine--tRNA ligase, encoding MAKEKKHPRPKAEPPKGFRDYFGAEVTERQHMLEKIAEVYRLHGFDPLETSAVETVEALGKFLPDVDRPNEGVFAFEEDDTWLALRYDLTAPLARVAAQYRNDLPFPYRRYAMGPVWRNEKPGPGRFRQFYQCDADTVGAPSVAADAEICGMLADTLEAVGIPRGDYIVRVNNRKVLNGVLEVAGLAGEDKDAERGIVLRAIDKLDRLGEAGVRALLGKGREDESGDFTKGAGLGDAQADVIMGFMDAKRADGPATVARLRELVTGSAIGLDGVTELETIASLLAAQGYGPDRIVIDPSVVRGLGYYTGPVFEAELTFEILDEKGRPRQFGSVAGGGRYDDLVKRFTGQEVPATGVSIGVDRLLAALRAKGRLTGETQGPVIVTVMDRDRMADYQAMAATLRQAGIRAEVYLGNPKNFGNQLKYADKRRSPVAVIQGGDEAARGVVQLKDLILGAKLAEEATLEEWKSQPAQIEVPLTDLVEETRKLLDRHQ
- a CDS encoding SlyX family protein, with the translated sequence MSDATRLEERMAHLERVAEDLSEVVARQDAEIARLTRRVEMLMMREAEREVDQGGTIPLADQKPPHW
- a CDS encoding MFS transporter, encoding MSPLDSRASWTRLGLSLMVSLVGNVGMWAIIVILPAVQAEFGTERAAASIPYTLTMLGFALGNFVIGRAVDRYGVARCLAASALLMAAAYAAAALAPNIATLSALQFLIGFGTATSFGPLIADVSQWFLKRRGIAVAIIASGNYLSGAIWPLILADILAGPGWRTAYLLIAAATLALMLPATWLLRKPLPEGALAASETAAAARARDTGLSPRALTWLLAAAGIGCCVAMSMPQVHIVAYCTDLGYGPAVGAEMLSLMLLGGVASRLVSGVLADRLGGVMTLLIGSTLQMLALVLYLPTTGLTPLYIVSLIFGLSQGGIVPSYAIIVREYLPAREAGARVGFVIMATILGMALGGWLSGLIYDLTGSYRWAFLNGIAFNALNVGIMLMILMRSRPRSPRLAQAA